A genomic window from Clostridium aceticum includes:
- the nifJ gene encoding pyruvate:ferredoxin (flavodoxin) oxidoreductase has translation MAKKMKTMDGNEAAAYISYAFTEVAAIYPITPSSPMAEGVDEWSAHGMKNLFGQPVKVVEMQSEAGAAGTVHGSLQGGALTTTYTASQGLLLMIPNMYKMVGELLPGVFHVSARAVAAHALSIFGDHQDVMAVRQTGFALLASSSVQEVIDLGGIAHLAAIKSRVPFLHFFDGFRTSHEYQKVELIDYEDLDKLLDYQAVKEFRDRALSPEHPVARGTAQNPDIYFQGREVANPFIDAVPDIVANYMKEITKITGRTYHPFDYYGAEDADRIIIAMGSGCDTIEETIDYLIDKGEKVGAIKVRLYRPFSPKYFFDVFPKTVKKIAVLDRTKEPGSFGEPLYEDIRSIFYDRAEKPIIVGGRYGLGSKDTRPAQIVAVFDNLKQENPKDHFTIGIVDDVSHTSLPEESIVETTPEGTISCKFWGLGSDGTVGANKTAIKIIGDKTNLYAQGYFSYDSKKSGGTTVSHLRFGKKPIKSPYLVYDADFIACHNKAYLHHYDLLKGLKKNGNFVLNCPWSQEELEDKIPATIKKYIAENNINFYIIDAVKIAHEIGLGGRINMIMQAAFFNLVNVIPKEDAVKYLKEAIQDTYGKKGEEIVRMNYEAVDQGIQGLLKVNVPASWSQAKEEALPIKEEPDFVKNIQRPMARLEGDELPVSAFKGMEDGTFPLGTTTYEKRGIAVMIPQWQTDKCIQCNQCAYVCPHAVIRPLLLNDQEMQARPDTFETKKAIGKGLEGLEYRIQISPMDCTGCANCADICPAPEKALVMVDAEKETVRQEENWEYALSVKEKDELMDKKTVKGSQFARPLLEFHGACAGCGETAYVKLITQLFGDRMMIANATGCSSIWGASAPSISYSTTADGKGPAWANSLFEDNAEYGFGMYLAAKQIRERLADLMTQVLNSDLDSNLKDACKRWLEAMDDGEKSREVSEALLNLIENQQYQDHPIIKEILEKKDYLIKRSVWILGGDGWAYDIGYGGVDHVLASGEDVNLFVMDTEIYSNTGGQSSKATPTAAVAKFAASGKRIRKKDLGLMATNYGYVYVAQIAMGANMNHTIKAITEAEAYKGPSLIICYAPCVSHGIKTGMGTSVVQEKKAVEAGYWHLYRFNPELKEQGKNPFILDSKEPKEPFREFIEGEIRYSQIMNVFPEIADELFEAAEKNAKDRYETYRRLAEMQY, from the coding sequence ATGGCTAAGAAAATGAAAACAATGGATGGAAATGAAGCTGCTGCTTATATATCCTATGCTTTTACAGAAGTAGCGGCAATCTATCCAATCACTCCCTCTTCACCTATGGCAGAAGGGGTAGATGAATGGTCTGCCCACGGAATGAAGAACTTATTTGGGCAACCAGTGAAGGTAGTAGAAATGCAGTCAGAAGCAGGAGCTGCTGGAACTGTTCATGGTTCCCTACAGGGAGGAGCACTAACTACAACCTACACAGCTTCTCAAGGATTACTATTGATGATTCCTAATATGTATAAAATGGTAGGTGAACTACTACCTGGAGTATTTCATGTGAGTGCCAGAGCAGTAGCAGCCCATGCATTATCTATATTTGGAGACCATCAAGATGTTATGGCGGTTCGACAAACTGGGTTTGCTCTTTTAGCCTCCAGTAGTGTTCAAGAAGTAATTGATTTAGGAGGAATAGCCCATTTAGCTGCTATTAAATCAAGGGTACCATTTTTACACTTCTTCGATGGCTTTAGAACATCTCACGAGTATCAAAAAGTAGAATTGATTGATTATGAAGACTTAGATAAACTATTGGATTACCAAGCAGTAAAAGAGTTTCGAGATAGAGCTCTAAGCCCTGAACATCCAGTAGCAAGAGGAACTGCTCAGAATCCAGATATATATTTCCAAGGTAGAGAAGTAGCAAATCCTTTTATTGATGCGGTACCGGATATTGTTGCAAATTATATGAAAGAAATAACTAAAATAACAGGGAGAACGTATCATCCTTTTGACTATTATGGTGCTGAAGATGCCGATAGAATTATTATAGCTATGGGTTCTGGTTGTGACACGATAGAAGAAACAATAGACTATTTAATAGACAAGGGTGAAAAAGTAGGAGCCATTAAGGTAAGATTGTATAGACCTTTTTCACCAAAGTATTTCTTCGATGTATTCCCAAAAACAGTCAAGAAAATAGCAGTACTAGATAGAACGAAAGAACCAGGATCCTTTGGAGAGCCTCTTTATGAAGATATAAGAAGTATTTTCTATGATAGAGCAGAAAAGCCTATTATTGTTGGAGGTAGATATGGATTAGGTTCTAAGGATACAAGACCTGCTCAAATTGTAGCAGTTTTTGATAATCTAAAACAAGAAAATCCAAAAGATCACTTTACTATAGGAATTGTGGATGATGTAAGCCATACTTCTTTACCAGAAGAAAGTATTGTGGAGACTACTCCTGAAGGTACCATCAGCTGTAAGTTTTGGGGTTTAGGCTCTGACGGAACAGTGGGTGCTAATAAAACAGCTATCAAGATTATAGGAGATAAAACAAACTTGTATGCACAAGGTTATTTTTCCTATGATAGTAAAAAATCTGGTGGAACAACAGTCTCTCACTTAAGATTTGGTAAAAAACCTATAAAGTCTCCTTATCTCGTTTATGATGCGGACTTTATTGCGTGTCACAACAAAGCATATTTACACCACTATGATTTATTAAAGGGTCTTAAGAAAAACGGTAATTTTGTGCTAAATTGTCCATGGTCTCAAGAGGAACTGGAAGACAAGATCCCTGCAACGATTAAAAAGTATATTGCAGAAAACAATATTAATTTTTATATTATTGATGCAGTGAAAATTGCACATGAAATTGGTCTTGGCGGAAGAATTAATATGATTATGCAAGCAGCTTTCTTTAATTTAGTGAATGTTATTCCTAAAGAAGATGCTGTTAAGTACTTAAAAGAAGCTATCCAAGATACTTATGGTAAAAAAGGTGAAGAAATTGTAAGGATGAATTATGAAGCTGTGGATCAAGGAATACAAGGCTTATTGAAGGTCAATGTTCCAGCTAGCTGGAGTCAAGCCAAAGAAGAAGCATTGCCTATAAAAGAAGAACCAGATTTTGTAAAAAATATACAACGACCTATGGCAAGATTAGAAGGAGATGAACTGCCAGTAAGTGCATTTAAAGGGATGGAGGATGGTACTTTCCCTCTAGGTACAACGACTTATGAAAAACGAGGGATTGCTGTCATGATTCCACAGTGGCAGACAGATAAGTGTATTCAATGTAACCAGTGTGCTTATGTCTGCCCCCATGCTGTTATCAGGCCTTTACTTCTTAATGATCAGGAAATGCAGGCTAGACCAGATACTTTTGAAACTAAAAAAGCTATTGGTAAAGGTTTAGAAGGGTTGGAGTATCGTATTCAAATTAGTCCGATGGATTGTACTGGATGTGCTAATTGTGCTGATATTTGCCCTGCACCAGAAAAGGCTTTGGTGATGGTGGATGCAGAAAAGGAAACAGTAAGACAAGAAGAAAATTGGGAGTATGCTCTGTCAGTGAAAGAAAAAGATGAATTAATGGACAAGAAAACCGTAAAAGGCAGTCAATTTGCTCGACCTTTACTAGAGTTTCATGGTGCTTGTGCAGGATGTGGTGAAACTGCTTATGTTAAGCTAATAACCCAGCTTTTTGGAGATAGAATGATGATTGCCAATGCCACAGGTTGTTCTTCTATCTGGGGTGCCAGTGCACCATCTATTAGCTATAGTACTACTGCTGATGGCAAAGGACCAGCATGGGCTAACTCACTATTTGAAGATAATGCTGAATATGGCTTTGGTATGTACTTAGCTGCCAAACAAATTAGAGAAAGATTAGCAGATTTAATGACACAGGTATTAAATAGCGATTTAGATAGTAATCTCAAAGATGCTTGTAAGAGATGGCTTGAAGCAATGGACGACGGAGAAAAATCTAGAGAGGTTTCAGAAGCACTGCTGAATCTTATCGAGAACCAACAGTATCAAGATCATCCTATTATCAAAGAAATTTTAGAAAAGAAGGATTATTTGATTAAACGTTCTGTATGGATTCTTGGAGGAGATGGTTGGGCATATGATATAGGTTATGGAGGCGTAGATCATGTGTTAGCTTCAGGAGAAGATGTAAATCTTTTTGTAATGGATACAGAAATTTATTCTAATACAGGTGGACAATCCTCAAAAGCAACGCCTACCGCTGCTGTAGCAAAGTTTGCAGCTTCTGGAAAAAGAATCCGTAAAAAGGATTTAGGGTTAATGGCAACCAATTATGGTTATGTCTATGTAGCTCAAATAGCGATGGGAGCTAATATGAATCATACCATAAAAGCCATCACTGAAGCAGAGGCTTATAAAGGACCTTCCTTAATCATCTGTTATGCACCTTGTGTTAGTCATGGTATTAAAACCGGCATGGGCACAAGTGTAGTACAGGAAAAGAAGGCGGTAGAGGCGGGATACTGGCATCTATATCGCTTTAACCCAGAATTAAAGGAACAAGGAAAAAATCCATTTATTTTAGACTCAAAGGAACCAAAAGAGCCCTTTAGAGAGTTTATTGAAGGAGAAATAAGATATTCACAAATCATGAACGTATTCCCAGAGATAGCTGACGAGTTGTTTGAAGCAGCAGAGAAAAACGCTAAAGATAGATATGAAACCTATAGACGGTTGGCAGAAATGCAGTATTAA
- a CDS encoding undecaprenyl phosphate translocase family protein translates to MIKGIILGFIIVLPGMSGGTVFLIFGIYENMLKDLAKLNIKPYLPLLGGTLIGIFASGMLFALFFESFRDQTAIFLMGCLIASIRPVLKPCEKLNLQGTFFLILGLLVGYSMGGEPIGLMVETEEVSLILLMLGGILSSAAMIIPGIPGSSVLIVLGIYDSILYSIKELELLNLLTFGIGSVMGIFLLIKILNNIYEKYRSIISYFFAGLILGSSRALLPYSFKPYLILIFAIGFALVWVWSGKQKDSTNKVQERDEN, encoded by the coding sequence ATGATTAAAGGAATAATTTTAGGCTTTATTATTGTATTGCCAGGCATGAGTGGAGGAACGGTTTTTCTTATCTTCGGTATTTATGAAAATATGTTGAAGGATTTAGCCAAACTTAACATAAAACCTTACTTACCGCTACTAGGTGGGACACTTATAGGTATTTTTGCCAGCGGCATGCTTTTTGCGTTATTCTTTGAATCCTTTAGGGATCAGACAGCTATTTTTCTTATGGGATGCTTGATAGCTTCTATTCGACCAGTCTTAAAGCCCTGTGAAAAGCTTAATTTACAAGGAACTTTCTTTTTAATTTTAGGACTGCTTGTGGGATATTCTATGGGAGGAGAGCCCATCGGACTTATGGTAGAGACGGAGGAGGTTAGTTTAATTTTATTAATGTTAGGTGGCATACTATCTAGTGCTGCTATGATTATACCAGGGATTCCAGGGAGTTCTGTACTAATTGTCTTAGGAATTTATGACAGTATTTTATACTCTATAAAAGAGTTAGAACTATTAAATTTATTAACCTTTGGCATAGGAAGTGTTATGGGGATTTTTCTTCTGATCAAGATTTTGAATAATATATACGAAAAATACAGGAGCATTATTTCTTATTTTTTTGCGGGATTAATCTTAGGTTCTTCTAGAGCACTTCTGCCCTATTCCTTTAAACCTTATCTTATATTAATCTTTGCTATTGGCTTTGCTTTAGTATGGGTATGGAGTGGAAAGCAAAAAGATTCAACAAATAAAGTACAGGAGAGAGACGAGAATTAG
- a CDS encoding HD domain-containing phosphohydrolase, whose protein sequence is MEKVRILIVEDCKITAKIIKSALISLGYEVVDSVATGEDAIASCFHQEPDLILMDIEIEGPMNGIETADKIRSFFDVPIIYLTALSDGITLSRAKTAGGFAYLIKPFRKMDLHANIEMTTYAHRMKKKAKENEVKYRNIFDNMFDGFIYCKIVFDETNKPVDYILLEVNDAFEKLIGIKKENILGKTINEILQLEQYNHLLKDIEIFNEAVYGEKVHIKEYFLDYVGKWFSITVSKLQDGYLSILITDITERKTSEEKLKFLTFHDALTGLYNRTYFQEELKRYDVPRQLPLSVIIGDINGLKLANDVFGHNEGDKLLIRIAEKLKQSCRVEDLIARWGGDEFVILLPKTNEEEAKTICQRITNFCKQETDCLVKTSIALGYSTKVQESQDIQRLLKEAEDKMYKNKLISSKRAHELIISSLKESLIEKTHETKEHIEEIKENLLLVGSFMSLSLKLLSELALLAEFHDIGKIAIPKEILNKTTALTEKEREIIKQHPVTGYRIASSSRNLMPIAEAILLHHEWWDGSGYPLGVKREEIPITARLLAIVEAYYVMLHGRIYKKPLKPEEALQEIRDYAGRQFDPALVNVFIEVIQKKNKSH, encoded by the coding sequence ATGGAGAAAGTACGGATTCTAATTGTTGAAGACTGTAAAATAACAGCAAAAATTATAAAAAGTGCCTTGATAAGTTTAGGTTATGAGGTGGTTGATAGTGTTGCTACAGGAGAAGATGCTATTGCTTCATGTTTTCATCAAGAGCCTGATTTGATCTTAATGGATATAGAGATTGAAGGACCAATGAATGGTATTGAAACTGCTGATAAAATTAGAAGCTTCTTTGATGTCCCTATTATCTATTTAACGGCATTGTCTGATGGAATCACTCTGAGTAGAGCTAAAACAGCAGGTGGTTTTGCTTATCTGATAAAGCCCTTTCGGAAAATGGACTTGCATGCTAATATAGAAATGACCACCTATGCTCATAGAATGAAGAAAAAGGCTAAAGAAAATGAAGTGAAGTATAGAAATATTTTTGATAATATGTTTGATGGATTTATCTACTGCAAAATTGTTTTTGATGAAACTAATAAACCTGTAGATTATATTCTTTTAGAAGTTAACGATGCTTTTGAAAAATTGATTGGTATAAAAAAAGAAAATATTTTGGGTAAAACCATTAATGAAATATTGCAACTAGAGCAGTATAATCATCTGTTAAAGGACATTGAAATTTTTAATGAAGCTGTTTATGGGGAAAAGGTTCATATAAAGGAATATTTTCTTGATTATGTAGGAAAATGGTTTTCTATTACAGTGAGTAAACTTCAGGATGGCTACTTATCCATTCTAATAACAGACATTACAGAAAGAAAAACTTCAGAAGAGAAGCTTAAATTTTTAACCTTTCATGATGCACTAACAGGACTCTATAATAGGACGTACTTTCAAGAAGAATTGAAAAGATATGATGTTCCAAGACAACTACCTTTAAGTGTAATCATAGGAGACATCAATGGTCTTAAGCTGGCTAATGATGTATTTGGTCATAATGAGGGAGATAAACTTCTGATTAGGATCGCAGAAAAACTAAAGCAAAGTTGTCGTGTAGAAGACCTTATTGCCCGGTGGGGGGGAGATGAATTTGTAATTTTGCTCCCCAAAACTAATGAAGAAGAGGCAAAAACTATTTGTCAGCGTATAACAAATTTTTGCAAACAAGAAACCGATTGTTTGGTTAAAACTAGTATAGCATTAGGTTATTCAACAAAAGTTCAAGAAAGTCAAGATATTCAAAGGCTGCTAAAAGAAGCAGAAGATAAAATGTATAAGAACAAGTTAATATCTAGCAAGAGAGCTCACGAATTAATCATTAGCTCTTTAAAGGAGAGTTTGATTGAAAAGACCCATGAAACGAAGGAACATATAGAGGAAATTAAAGAAAATCTTCTTTTAGTAGGAAGCTTTATGAGTCTTTCTTTAAAATTGTTGTCAGAACTAGCTTTACTAGCAGAGTTTCATGATATAGGTAAAATTGCTATTCCTAAGGAGATTCTTAATAAGACCACAGCTTTAACAGAAAAAGAGCGGGAAATAATAAAGCAACATCCTGTCACCGGATATAGAATTGCTTCTTCTTCTAGAAACTTGATGCCTATTGCAGAGGCTATTTTACTTCATCATGAGTGGTGGGATGGCAGTGGCTATCCTTTGGGAGTGAAAAGAGAAGAAATTCCTATTACAGCAAGATTATTGGCTATTGTGGAAGCTTATTACGTCATGCTTCATGGTCGGATATATAAAAAGCCACTAAAACCTGAAGAAGCTCTGCAAGAAATTAGAGATTATGCAGGAAGACAATTTGATCCTGCATTAGTAAATGTTTTTATAGAGGTTATCCAGAAAAAAAATAAAAGTCATTAG
- a CDS encoding CDIF630_02480 family spore surface protein: MAKNRFKEKHLGRTIEHHTTASLMNMKDLKPVSRVPIPDEVEIKNAKEYVDTNEK; the protein is encoded by the coding sequence ATGGCCAAAAACAGATTTAAAGAAAAACATCTAGGTCGAACAATAGAGCATCATACAACCGCTTCATTAATGAATATGAAAGATCTTAAACCTGTATCTAGAGTACCTATTCCAGATGAAGTAGAAATAAAAAACGCTAAGGAGTACGTAGATACAAATGAAAAGTAA
- a CDS encoding uracil-xanthine permease family protein, with the protein MTENTMTKTNLQVKENATALDSAKKLILGLQHLIAMFGATVLVPMLTGLNPSVALISAGIGTLLFHLVTYGKVPVFLGSSFAFIPVIITVGSLYNGDLAYAQGGIMVAGLIYVLMSFIIQKVGVNKIKQYLPSQVVGPMIIVIGLNLVPVAYGMASDHFIIAGITLFTALGITLMAKGFTKQLSILIAVVVGYLISLNVGLVNTEVIREAQFFAVPNFTLPKFELGAIAIIAPVVLAVFMEHIGDITTNGQVVGKNFIEDPGLHRTLLGDGLATLAAGFLGGPANTTYGENTGVLAITKNYDPSILRIAAVLAIVLGFVAKVGGFLNSIPVAVMGGISIMLFSMIALIGVRTIKDNSVAFNVKNILIMISILVLGLGSNFGISVGIPINDVVQISGLSFAAIVGVALNAILNRRTVA; encoded by the coding sequence ATGACAGAAAACACAATGACAAAAACAAATCTTCAAGTAAAAGAAAATGCTACAGCATTAGATTCTGCTAAAAAGTTAATTTTAGGTCTACAACACTTGATTGCTATGTTTGGAGCAACTGTATTAGTACCAATGCTAACAGGCTTAAACCCTTCCGTTGCTTTAATATCAGCAGGGATAGGAACACTGTTGTTTCACCTTGTTACTTACGGTAAGGTTCCTGTATTTTTAGGCTCATCCTTTGCTTTTATACCAGTAATTATAACTGTAGGTAGTTTATACAACGGAGACTTAGCTTATGCTCAAGGTGGTATTATGGTAGCGGGATTAATCTATGTGCTAATGTCCTTTATAATTCAAAAGGTAGGGGTAAATAAAATTAAACAATACTTACCATCACAGGTAGTAGGACCTATGATTATCGTGATTGGTTTGAATTTAGTGCCGGTTGCTTATGGAATGGCATCAGATCATTTTATTATTGCTGGTATTACACTTTTTACAGCATTAGGAATTACTTTAATGGCAAAAGGATTTACAAAGCAGCTTTCGATTTTAATAGCAGTTGTGGTAGGATATCTTATTTCTCTTAATGTAGGTCTTGTAAATACTGAAGTTATAAGAGAAGCACAATTCTTTGCAGTACCAAACTTTACTCTTCCAAAGTTTGAACTAGGAGCCATAGCAATTATTGCTCCAGTAGTATTGGCTGTTTTTATGGAGCATATTGGTGATATAACAACAAATGGTCAAGTAGTAGGGAAAAACTTTATAGAAGATCCAGGTCTACACCGCACATTGTTAGGTGATGGGTTGGCAACATTAGCTGCTGGATTTTTAGGAGGACCTGCTAATACTACCTATGGTGAAAACACTGGTGTACTAGCTATTACAAAAAACTATGATCCTTCCATTTTAAGAATCGCTGCAGTACTTGCTATCGTTTTAGGGTTTGTGGCTAAGGTTGGAGGTTTTCTAAACAGTATTCCTGTGGCTGTTATGGGAGGTATTAGTATAATGCTGTTTAGTATGATCGCTTTAATAGGTGTAAGAACTATAAAAGATAATAGTGTAGCCTTCAATGTGAAAAACATATTAATTATGATATCTATCTTAGTTCTTGGTTTAGGATCAAACTTTGGGATCTCTGTAGGTATTCCTATAAATGACGTAGTACAAATAAGTGGTTTGAGTTTTGCAGCTATCGTTGGTGTAGCATTGAATGCAATTTTAAATAGAAGAACAGTAGCATAA
- a CDS encoding Hpt domain-containing response regulator has product MLKLDNIPIHILLVEDEKINQRIVDTLLKKKGWHVTIASNGEEALKLLAAQMFNLILVDIYMPEVDGFEVAATVKKLEKYQEHPAAVVAMSASEVDEKKCIKAGIDAFIAKPIDPDQLYRIVEKTLAENDFFQRKVDTEAAINNLGGDEALLRELIQDFIDEEYGGKLLKEIEESVKLRDYYNLYKRAHKLKGSSGCLGINTIYDIAYELEKCGRKSQQHGLEDLFERLQKEYKIIRDHLKQYF; this is encoded by the coding sequence ATGCTGAAATTAGATAATATTCCCATACACATCCTATTGGTAGAGGATGAAAAGATTAATCAAAGAATAGTAGATACTTTGTTAAAAAAGAAGGGGTGGCACGTGACCATAGCCTCAAATGGAGAAGAGGCCTTGAAACTTCTTGCGGCACAGATGTTTAATCTAATACTAGTGGATATCTACATGCCTGAAGTAGATGGTTTTGAAGTGGCGGCTACGGTTAAAAAGCTGGAAAAATACCAAGAACATCCTGCTGCAGTTGTGGCCATGAGTGCTAGTGAGGTGGATGAGAAAAAGTGTATAAAGGCAGGAATAGATGCCTTCATAGCAAAGCCCATTGATCCAGATCAGCTGTATAGGATTGTTGAAAAAACATTAGCAGAGAATGATTTTTTTCAAAGAAAGGTAGATACGGAAGCAGCTATTAACAATCTTGGTGGAGATGAAGCTTTGCTTAGGGAACTAATACAAGACTTTATAGATGAAGAATACGGAGGAAAGCTATTAAAGGAGATAGAAGAGTCAGTGAAGTTGAGGGATTACTATAATCTATATAAAAGAGCCCATAAACTAAAGGGATCTTCTGGTTGTCTTGGAATCAACACAATATATGATATTGCATATGAACTAGAGAAGTGCGGCAGAAAGTCTCAACAGCATGGGTTAGAGGATTTGTTTGAACGACTGCAAAAAGAGTATAAAATAATAAGGGACCATTTAAAGCAGTATTTTTAG